The Candidatus Defluviibacterium haderslevense DNA window TCAAAGTTTCAGTCTTGGCAATCTGACCAAATTATGGAATAGAGATCTGGGCTATTATGGAGGTTTTAGATATGGTAGTTCCATACAATTTGATCCAAATGCTAGATCTCAAAGGACGATATTATCTGAATTGGATAGTTTGGGCAATCCACTTACCGATGCAGATGTTGCTTTTGATAATGTGAAGTATGTTAATGGTTGGAGTGCATTACTTTCCTTAGCCTATAAATTTAATTCTAATCACAGTTTGTCATTACTCTATATGCCTAATTTCATAGGAATTAACAGTCTGCGAGATGGAATAGGTTATGGGGACATCATTTATAAATATGAAATTACAAAAAGTCAATTTTATGAACAAAGAAAGCAGATAGTCTATCAATTAAAATCGGAGCACTATTTTCCAAAAACTAAATTGAAAATGGATATCAATGCTTCCTATAGTCAAGGAAATAGTAATGCACCAGATTTTAAAAAATTAGAGTTTTTTGCCAATGATGATTTTGTTTATTTCTATGATAAAACAAAATCATATATCAATAGAGATTTTCGATATTTGTCCGAAGATATTTTCGATTCAAAATTAATATTTGACTTGCCTTTAGGCAATCAACCTGGTATAGCAAGAAAATTAAAATTTGGTGGAGCCTTTCAAAGAATTGATAAAATTTATGATCAGTACAATTATAATCTAAATTTTAATAATGTAAGTCCTTATATTACTAATAATGATTTGGATACCTACTTTGCTTCCAATCGATTTGATGTGGGCACGAGCAGTTCTGGTGGTACAGATCATAAGAGTTTGGACTTTTATTACGGCAGACCTGATGTAGCGGCTAATCATACTTTTGGATTGAGTAATATTTCGTCAGGTTTCGTTTTATTAGATTACACTTTATTTAAATCTTTACGAGTTTCAGGAGGTTTACGAGTAGAACATACAGATCTTCGGACTGATGCAATAGAATACGATAAGTTGAAATATAAAAGAGATGATCCAAGAAGAGTTGGTCTTGGACAATCATTTATTTTTAATCCAGGATCATTGAATAGCGTGGACTACTTACCAAGCATAAATGTTATTTATAAAATCAAACAAGATGACATTGCCCCAATCAATCTAAGATTAAATTATGGTAGATCCATAGCACGACCAAGTCTAAGAGAATATTCTGAGGCAATAGTTTTTGATTATGAGCTTAATTCACAAGTGATTGGAAATTCATTGTTGAAAATAGTTGAAATTGATAATTACGATATTCGATTTGAATCCTATTTCAAATCAGGAAATAATATATCGCTGAGTTTATTTTATAAAAATTTTAAAAATCATATTGAATTGGTTCAAGGTTATACCTGGACCAATGCATTAGAATCCAGAGTTTTTGGTCTTGAATTGGATGGAAGCGTTCAATTGTTTAAAGGATGTGATTTCAAGGCCAATGTGTCATTAGTGGACTCTAAAACAAATATTGAAGTTAATCAATTAACGATTTATAACTTCGTTAGAACATGGACACCCAAAGATACCATTACCCGAACCATGTATGGTCAAGCACCATTTGTTATCAATGGTATTTTAAGTTATAATTTTGAAAAAATCGGTTTGGTGAGTACCATTGGTTATAATATACAGGGCCCAAGATTGGTGCTGACCTCATTTGGTACTGCACCTGATGTATATGAATTGCCCAGACATTTACTAGATTTTAAAATATCTAAATCCATTGGAAAACATTTATCCCTAAGTATTTCAATAAAAGATATATTGAATTCTCCAATAAGAAGATCTTACAAATATAAGGAAGGATTTATTCTGGATTTTGACAGATATCAATATGGTACAAATTATGTTTTGGGAATTTCGTATAAAATTTAAAATTCGTTCATAAATGGCTGCAATGAAAATAATGTTCTCCTCCCTTTTATTTTTCGTCATTTGTCAGCATATACTTTATGCTCAAATTGAAAATGTGATCGTGGAAAATTATTATGTTTCTGATTCAGCAGATGCGACAAATACGATAGGAGGTCCATTAGCCATAGGATCAAAGACCTGCAGAATTTTTGTGGTATTGAAACCCGGATCAAAAATTAAGAAGATATATGGTGATGCCAATCATGCATTGAAAATTTCAAGTACAGCTCCTTTTTTTAATCATACTGAAGATGGTCAAAGTTTTGCAAAGGATTTCAGCAAGAGTAGATATTATAATAATACGGTTGGACTTGATAGTTGGATAACCATAGGTCAGACCACTAAGTCTAGTTCAAAAACATATTTTGGTATTTTGAAAGAATGGGATAGAGATCATTCTTTTATTGGAGGTTTTAACAATGATGGAGGAAGTGCTTCCGTTCAAAATGGGCTTCTTAAAAATACGTCTAATGCATTAGGGATTCCTTTATTTGTAGCTGATGGAATGGATACCATGTCGAATGTTCCTACATCATGGGCTAATTATGGATTTGAAGATATCTCAACCGGGGAAGATACTACCATTTTCGGGTCTACTCCATCTCGTTCTTTTTTAATCAGTAATAACATAGGATTACAAAATTCTGGAGTGGCTGGAGTCTTACCAAATAATAACCATGTATTGATCGCACAGCTCACGACCTTGGGAGACATTTCTTTTGAACTGAATTTGGAAGTGGAACAAATAGATGGAGCGAATAAAAAAGTTGTTAAATATGTTGCGAATAATCAAGTCCTTCTGACTGATGAAATCTTTAGTCCATTTCTAAAATATCCACAAGTATGCGGGTGCAAAGATCCGAATTACCTTGAGGCGCAATCCAATTATGCTTGTGAATCTAAGGATTCTTGCAAAACCTTAATCGTGTTTGGTTGTATGGATACCTTAGCTTGCAATTACAATTCAAAGGCTAATTTTAAAATTTCTACCTTATGTTGTTATGTGGGTTTTTGTAATGATTTGGATTTAAAAGTAGTTTGTCCTGATTTGAAAATTCGCGATCAATCAGAAGAATACTTACAATATAAAATTTTTCCAAATCCTGCTCAAGATCAAATTGAAATTCAATTTGTTTCAGCCGTTCATGATCAAACTTTTTTTGAAATCTATGATTCTTATGGTAGAATAGTAAATAAGAAAAATAAAATAGTTACATCAAGAAACGTAATTGATGTAAAGAATTTTGAAAATGGATTATATTTCATTAGAATATTTTCAAATGGCGGATATGTTGAAAAGAAATTTGTTAAAATCTAATTTGGCATATTGATTGATTTTCTTCAAAAATATTAATAATGTATTGGTCTAATAAAATATATACTTGTATTTGTTTGTTTTGTGTATTGATTTTGATTTTCAGTTGTGAGGATCATACAGAACCTACCGTAACCAAAGAATTTGGAACTGTAAGTGACGTCGATGGAAATTCCTATAAAACAGTTAAAATTGGAAATCAATGGTGGATGGCAGAAAATCTAAAAGTGTCTAAATTTCGCAATGGTACAACAATTAATCAATCTCAAGATCCAATGCTCTGGCAACATAAAACAGCGGCATATTGTATTTATGAAAATAATAAGACTGCCCCTGGATATTTATATAATTATTATGCCGTAATTGATAGCAATCAACTTGCACCTCTGGGTTGGCATATACCTACAGATGAGGAATGGAAGACATTGGAGACGTTTTTGGGAATGAGTTCTTCAGAAACAGATCTTGTTAATTGGCGAGGCTCAGGCCAAGGTGATAAATTAAAAATTGAAGCACCTCAAGGATGGATAGTCTATAATAATATTTGGGGAACTAATGAAAGTGGTTTTTCTGCTCTTGCCGGCTCATGTAGACTTTTTAATGGAGTTTATGGAAATCCGGGTCTTAATAATAATGGTTTTTGGTGGTCTTCTTCCGAAAATAAAACTGAGGCTTGGTATCGTCATCTTGACTACAAAACGGCTAATGTTTTTAGATATTTTGGATCCAAAAATTATGGATTTAGTGTTCGATGTATTAAGGATTAATATTTGAATTTACTTTATAGAATATTTTTTATACTTAAAATCGAATTGATTTTTTGAATTTTATTTCTATTTTAAATTATTGTTAAGCCATGTTTTCATAAGGCTGTTATATTAATTCATCCTGCTTTACATTCAAAGTATTTATAAAATTCATAATTAGTTTATTTTTTTAATGCATAATAGGAATGCACATAACAATTTAGTAAAGGTTTGATAATGTGCATTTTCTTATTTCAATTTTATTCTATTCTACCTTTGACGTATAAATAATTATTTATTATCGTTTCAAATTTTAATTAAAAAAATCAAAAAAAAAATGAAAACAAAAATGTCAATCTCAAATTTTTTCGCAACAGCAGTAATTGCAATGCTAACCATAGCAAATACATATGCTCAAAACAATTTAGGAGAAGCTTGCGGCTGTCCTCCGGTTGCTAGCAGACTTACTGTAGACTTTGCAACACTAGCTGATGGATCACAAAATTTAACAGCTACTCACACGATTTTAACATGTGATAAAACATGGATTTTAAGCCAAAAATTTTATGTTGGAAATGGTAAGGATATAACCATTCAACCTGGTACTGTAGTTAAAGGAGAACCCGAAACAACGCCAGGAACTAGCCGTGATGGTGGTGTTCTTGTTATTTCTCGCGGAGCAAAAATTTTTGCTGCTGGTACTGAATCTTGTCCAATTGTTTTCACTACTACATTAGATCCTATGGATGGTACTTATGGTATTACCAACAAGGGTAAATGGGGTGGTGTAGTTATTTGTGGAACTGCTACAAACAATCTAGTTCATCCAGCAAATACTTATACTGGAACAAACGGATTCTTAGGTACTGGAGTTACAGGTATAGGATTTGTAGAAGGTTTTACAAATGTTGAATCTAGAATTTATTTTGGTGCTGGAGCAGGAGATCCAATCGCAACTACATTCGATGATAATGACAATTCAGGAATTGTTACTTATTGCTCCTTCCGTCATGGTGGTGAAATTATTGGAGCTGCTAATGAAATTAATGGTCTTACTTTATGTTCTGTAGGTAGAGGAACAACCATTCACCACATAGAAGTTGTTTCTAATTTAGATGATGGTATCGAATTTTTTGGTGGAACTGTAGACGTAAAATATGCATCTGTTTTATTCAATGATGATGATGGATTTGATTGGGATTTAGGCTATTCTGGAAGAGGTCAATTCTGGGTAGTTGTAAAAACAGATCAAGGTACTGCATCTGGAGGAGATAATGGTTTTGAAAGTGATAGTGATGATAATAAAACCAACTCTGCTACTTTATCTAATCCAACGGTTTATAATGCAACGTTTATAGGATCAAATAACATTAACGGAAACGGAACTCAGAAAGGTATTGCTGTTCAATGCAAAGAAAATACTGCAGGAACCATGAGAAACTGTGTATTAGCAAATTATAAAGTTGGTGCTAACTTTCAAAATGATGCTTCAAGACCATCAGGTTTAGATGCTTATGATAATTGGATTGCAGGAACACTAAAAGTTGAATGCAATACATTTGTTGGTAACACAACATTATTACAGGTAGATGCAACCACTCCAGCACCTTCTGATACACTAAAATTCTTAAATGATGGAAATCTTAAAGTAACTTCAATTCCAGGGTTTGATTATATCCATGGAATGAACGTTTCTACAAATGCAGTTACTGATGTTATGGATGCAATTCCTAATCCAAATTTATCTGTATCAGGATGTACAGCTGCACCGGTTGATGGATTTTTTACGCCCGCATTATACCGTGGAGCTTTCGAAGCTGGTAAAAAATCTTGGTTATCAATCTATTCATTGAATGCATTAATTGATCTTGAAAATGATTTAATACCATGTCCAACAGATGTGAACAAAGATGGAACAACGAATATCTCTGACTTCTTAGATTTATTAGGGGCGTTTAATCAATCTTGCGATTAATTTAATTATTTAATTTTTTAAAAAAAATAACAATGCAAAATATATTTAAAAAATATCTTTTAGGGCTGGTATTTGCCTTACTTGGTACCTACTCTTACGCTCAGGGTTTAGAGAATATCATAGTAGAAAAATATTACGTTTCTGATGCAGTTGATGCTGCCGGAAGTTCAGGTGCTTTACCTGTAGGTTCTGTAACTTACAGAGTATATGCTGACTTAGCTCCGAATTATGTATTTCAAGCTATATATGGAAATTTATCTCCAAGTCATGAACTAAAAGTTACTTCTTCAACTACATTTTTTAACAATGAAGATTTCGGTGGAAAAACACCTCCTACAACAAGTTTAACTAACATCAGAAAAAATTCAGTGATGTTGGATTCTTGGTTCTCAGTAGGTGGAGCAACTTCTGCTAAAGTAGCTATTTTAAAAAATGATGATACAGATGGTGCTGTTGTAAATAATACAACACCTATAATGTTACAGAATGCAGATCCTTCTGCAGGAGTAGCTATTAGCGTTAAAGACGGTATGATTGCCGGAACTCCTGAAGCAGTAACTTTTGTGGGTTTTACTACAGAGTTAGATGTATTTGATGGAACAAGTCAAGTTGGTGGTTCATTTTCTACGTTCAATGGATCTGTTGCTTCTTTAAATGGATCTTCTGGTCCAACTGCAGACAATAGAGTATTGTTAGGTCAATTTACAACTGATGGTGTATTTGGTTTTGAATTAAATGTTCAAATCAAAAACACCATTACAAATGTTGTAGAAAGATATGTAGCAAGAAATCCACAAGGTACTGAGCAAACGATTTCAAGTTTGATCCTTGAACCAAACATTCCACCTACTATTAGTAGCTTTACAGCTACTCCAAATGGTAGTGTAATCGTAGGTACTAATATCGCTTTAAATGCAGTTGCTACTGATGTAGCTCCTGGTACAATAGCATCTGTTAAGTTCTACCATAACGGAACTTTAATTTCAACTGATGCATCTTCACCTTATGATGCAACTTTTGCAGCTGTTGCAGGTGCAAATAGTTTCATTGCAAGAGCTTTTGATAACTTAGGTGATTCTACAACTTCTTCTACGATTACTGTAACAGGTGGTGCTAATCAAGCTCCAACTATTTCAGTTGTTGCTGCACCTTCTCCAGCTATTGTTGGTGATAACGTAACTATAACAGCTACTGCTGCAGATGCTGATGGAACGGTTTCTCAGGTAGAATTTTTTGTAGATAACGTTTCTATAGGTATTGATAATTCTTCTCCTTTTACTTTTAACTGGCTTGCCGTATTGGGAAGTCATAACATTAAAGGAGTTGCTACAGATAATTTAAATGCTACAACAACTTCTTCTATTATTTCTATTAATGTTGTTGCGAATACACCTCCAACCGCTGCAATTACTTCACCAGTGACTGGCGCTTCTTTCACAGCACCTGCGGTAGTAACTATAAATGCTACTGCAACTGATGTGGATGGAACTGTAACTCAGGTTGAATTTTTTGTAAATAATATTTCTGTTGGAGTTGATGCTACTTCACCGTATTCATTCAATTGGACAAGTGTTATTGGAGCTGCAAGTCTTACTGTTAAATCTACTGATAATAAAGGAGCAATAACTACTTCTGCTCCAGTTTTACTTACTATAGCAGATCCATTAGCTTTACCATATAGAGTGAATACTTTAGTTCAAACTTGTCTTCCAACAACTTTTAACATTCCGGTTTCAGCTGTTGACGCTGTTGACAACGTTATAGGTTATGACATCGTTATGTTTTATGATAAAACAAGGGTTTCTCCTACTGGTACCATTACTGTTAGAAATGTATTGGTAGATTCATTAATTGTTGATGCATCTAATAGTATTGATGAAAATGTTGGAAGAATAAACATTTCACTTTTCTTCAATGGTACAGCGCCTTCTAACGCAGAATTTAATGGAGTTGGTAAGATAGTTGATGTTGAATTTTCAAAAACATCAGGTTTTGCAAATGTTGATACAGCGGTATTTACTGTTTCTTCACTTCAAGAAAGTTATATTACTGGTGTAGCTACTAAACCTGTTGAATCAGGTAAGTACATCACTTACAGAGATAGCTTATTTACTTCTTCTTTAAAATTTTGGGCTGACAATAGTCCAATTAAATATAATGCAGCATTACCTAATGATTATTTAGTGACGAATATTTTTGGAAATAACGGTGCGTGTACAAATAAATCATTAACTTCTGTTCAACCAGATTTAACAGGTAATTTTACTTACAATATATTAAATGGATTAGATGTAATGATTGAGAGAGATATTCTTTCTGGTACTAGCGTACAACCCATCGTTAATGGATTTGATGCATTACAAGTAAGAAAATTACTTATCAATGATCCAAGTTTTATTCCTACGATTTTCCAAATGATTGCTATGGATGTAAATGCTGATGGAGTAATTAGTTCAGGTGATTTATCTCAAATCAATCAAAGAGCTGTGTTAATTTTACCTGAGTACAGACAAGCTTGGAATTATACCAATGGTGGCGTATCAAATGGTCAACCTTCAAAAGACTGGTTATTCATAGATGCAGCTACTTTGGCAAATGATAATCATTACAAAATATCACCAACTTTTCCTTTAGATAATGGTGTAGGATTCTCTAAATACAGAGTACCGGTTGTTCCATTTTGCTTACCAGTAACAGTTCAAAATGCTGCTTCTTGCCCTTTGATTTCTAGTGAAACTTATAAAGGTATTGCTTTAGGAGACGTAAATGGTAATTACCAAAACATTCTTAATAACGGTACACTTAGAAGCAAAGAAAAAATTGTTTTTGATTTAGCTCATGCTGTTACTGTTGATAATATTATTGAAATACCAGTTTCTTTCTTATCTGCTAATTCAGTTTATGCACTTGATTTTTCTATGCAATTTAATGAAAGAAAATTAACTTTCAATTCAATGGTTAATCATTCATCTGCTATTCAAGCTTTAGATTATTTTAATACAGTAGATCAAACGTTGAGATTTACTTCTAACAGTTTATTACAATATAATGTTGATAAACCAATAGTTTCTGTTCGTTTTAATTTGAATAAAGGAGAAGTAACTACTAAAGATTTATATTCTCTAGTTGGTTATTTAAATGGAGATGTTGTTGATGTAGAAGTTTTAGATGTTTCTACGGGTACAAACAATGATACTAAAGTTATAAATACTGAGGTGTATCCAAATCCTACTAGCGGAATGTTAAATATATTCGTTACTGAAGATGCGAACATCCAAATTCTTGATGTTAATGGTAAACAAATATACATGCAAGGAAATGTTTTAGCAAATAAAGTATTTGAAACCAATGTATCTAATCTTCCAAATGGAGTTTATATCATCAAATTTTTTAACAATAATTTCGTATCAACGAAAAAAGTTGTTATCAGTAAATAAAATTTAAACACCCCGTTTAAGTTTTATTTTTTCTCCCAAATAAGACTAAAGGCTGCTATCGTTAAGATTGCAGCCTTTTTTTATGTCTTGTCGTAATTGTGAAATGTTGAGAGATTCACTTTTACATAACATGAAATCTTATTTCCATATCCAATTCAAGGCTTGGTAACAATTTAATAATATTCTCTAAACACAAATTTAATGTTGGATTTCAAATAATTCTTTCAGATCATATTAATCTTGCAACTATTTATAATTAGAATCAAAATGGCGATACTCGGTTCATTGTTACAAAGTACAATACACTTTGGCGAAACAATTAGAAAAAGAATAATTCCTACTCATGATTCGGTGCAACAAGAAGCTGTGCTTACCAAACTCATTTTGAAAGCTAAACACACTGCATTTGGTAGACAATATGATTTTGAGGGTATTGTTAGATCGGCTCATGTTGGAGAAGTAAGTTTATACGACCAATTTAAAGAAACAGTTCCTATTCATGATTACAATAAGATTTATAATGAATGGTGGAAGTATGGTCTTCTGGGTTATAAAAATATATGTTGGCCGGGAAGAATTAAATATTATGCATTGAGTTCAGGAACTTCTGAGGCATCTACAAAATACATTCCATTAACAAAGGATATGTTTAATGCCATTAGAAAGGCCAGCATCAGACAGATCTTTTCCTTATCTAATTTTAAATTGGAATCTAAAATTTTCGAATCAGGTATTTTAATGCTTGGTGGTTGTACTGAATTGAATCAATCTACTTCATATTATGAAGGTGATTTGTCAGGTATTCAAGCTTCAAAACTTCCTTTTTGGTTCCAACTTTTTTATAAGCCAGGAAAAAAAATTGCTTCAAATAAAGATTGGGAGAATAAACTTACAGAAATTACTAGAAATGCAAAAAATTGGGACATTGGAATCATAGTTGGTGTACCTGCTTGGATTCAAATTTTAATGGAGAAGATTATTGCCTACTATAATGTTGAAACCATTCATGACATTTGGCCGAATTTAAAAATTTATGTACACGGAGGTGTAAGTTTCGAGCCATATCGTAAGGGTTTCGAAAAATTATTGTCAGAACCTTTGTTATATATTGAGACCTATCTTGCTTCAGAAGGTTTTATTGCTTTTCAAAAGTATCCCAATCAAATTGGAATGTCATTAGTATTGGATAATGGAATATTTTACGAGTTCGTCCCATTTGATGAGTCTAATTTTACATCTGATGGAACAATAAAAGAATCTGCCGAAACTAAATTATTAGGAGAAGTATCCATAGGTGTAGAATATGCGCTATTAATAAGTACTTGCACAGGCGCTTGGAGGTATTTGTTAGGTGATGTCGTCAAATTTGTTTCAGCGAATGAAATAATCATTACAGGAAGAACCAAGCAATTTATTAGTCTTTGTGGTGAGCACCTATCCATTGATAATATGAATCGCGCTATTATGCAAGTTTCAAATCAATTTAACATTACTATTTCAGAATTCACTGTAGTAGGTGTACCTTATGATTCTCTCTTTGCACATCATTGGTATATCGGTACGGATGATGTTGTAAGTAAAGATCAATTAAAAGAAGCCTTAGATGCAGCTTTAATGGAATTGAATGATGATTATGCGGTAGAACGATCTGCTGCTTTGAAAGAAATATTGATTGATGTCATTCCTACTTCATATTTTTATGAATGGATGGAGTCATTAGGTAAATCAGGAGGACAGCATAAGGTACCAAGAGTTTTGAAGAATAGGAATTGGGAAAGCTGGAAATCTTTTTTAGGAAGTAAAGGAATTCATTAATAAATCCTTGTTTTTTAATTTGTGAATGACTCTATTTGCATTATGAACTTTAAGCAATAGATTCAATAGTTTCCAAATTGAAAAACTATCTCTTAGCTGTTAAAATATCGGAGGTATATTTTAATGGGAATTCAATAATTTTAGGATTCATTTCTGAGGATATTGATTTTTGATCTAATAGATCTAAAATAGTGATGGCTAGTTGACTTTGAGTAATCGTTTGTTTTGTTTTAATTTCTCCTTGTGCCTGCCAATCCGGACCCATAATTGCAAGCCATGATTCTTCAGATCCCTTGGTGAACATATTGTGTTTATGCCAAGTTTTTGTTTTATTGCCGCGTCCATGATCAGTAGTTATGATGATTGAAGTATTATTTTTATAATTGGGATCAGTCTGAATGAAATACCATAATTCTGAAATCAGTTTATCGATCATGGCTATATGACTTAAATATTCATCGTATTTTTTGTCATGCGCTGCTTCATCTGTTTCACCGAATCCCAATAAAACAACTTTAGGATGATTTTTGATAATATAATCTTTGGCTTCAATAAATGTCAATACATCTTCTCTGGTGCATTTATCATTTGAGATCATTTTTTGAAATGAGGAAATGCGATAATTATCATTGAATGAACCCGTTTGGCTTTTATTGTATCCGCAACTTAATGGCAATTGATTTCGTTTTGTATTTAATATATAAGGAAAAAGTTCCCAGGAAGTGAATGCGACTACATGACCTTTGTAAGGTTCTTTTTCATTTAACTGTTCTAAGATATTAGGATTTCGATTCCATCTCGAACGGTTCGAAAAAATTTGTAAATCTGGATTTCCAGATAATATTTCATTATATCCTGGATAAGATATTTTATATAAGTTTTCAACGTTGACTTGATTATCAAAATTTCTATTTCCATAGATATTTCCCTTCTTTGCTATCGTATTCCAAAAGAATGGCATTAATCTCTTTCTTCTTAGTTCTTCTGTTTGTTCCCAATAAAGTTCTTTGGTCAGTGTAGTATCTTCAGTATAATTTATATCGTGGATTAGCAAAGAATCCGTTCCTCTGAAGATTTCTTGCCAACGCAGTCCATCAATGGTCACAATAAATACATTTTTTGTATTTTTATCAAGATGTTGTGCAATGATGAAGTTAGGAATAATAATTAAAGCAAAATAGATCCAGACTTTCAATACGTTTAATTTTGACACAAATCTATAGGATCAATGTTAATTGAATTTTAAGGCAATATTATTGTAATATTATATTATGAAATTATTTAATATGATTCATTAATGTTGCTAAAGACCTATACAGTAAGCCTTCAGCTATATTATTTGGAATAGCAATTCCACGTT harbors:
- a CDS encoding carboxypeptidase-like regulatory domain-containing protein; amino-acid sequence: MQYFYIFIFSILVLQQSSAQGTIKGRISDANGESLIGVTLILKSNPTIGTVTDYDGNYSLKIASNNQQTILIKYIGYATIEEPITLSQNQIVVKDFVMSDTSTALVEVEIVAKKEKDRTYYMESIKKKSANTIDYVSSQSMKLTGDNNAASALARVTGVSTNGSFITVRGIGDRYVKTSINGMQIPTLDPFTNNIKLDLIPSSLIDNIMITKTASPELSGAWTGAYISVETKDFPEKFSFLWETQVGYNAQTSFKDVLVNQTSSTDWLGFDYNFRDHDHTSFVNANPDPTRYQEFVALGLSNFYKSLGVTSSWKEGTTVGENYFKLGLVELGLLPKAFFNDAQAFEKAKQLYVSGGYKDKAYEVINSSAGQSGRSFPTNWNTFTKKAPLNFSQSFSLGNLTKLWNRDLGYYGGFRYGSSIQFDPNARSQRTILSELDSLGNPLTDADVAFDNVKYVNGWSALLSLAYKFNSNHSLSLLYMPNFIGINSLRDGIGYGDIIYKYEITKSQFYEQRKQIVYQLKSEHYFPKTKLKMDINASYSQGNSNAPDFKKLEFFANDDFVYFYDKTKSYINRDFRYLSEDIFDSKLIFDLPLGNQPGIARKLKFGGAFQRIDKIYDQYNYNLNFNNVSPYITNNDLDTYFASNRFDVGTSSSGGTDHKSLDFYYGRPDVAANHTFGLSNISSGFVLLDYTLFKSLRVSGGLRVEHTDLRTDAIEYDKLKYKRDDPRRVGLGQSFIFNPGSLNSVDYLPSINVIYKIKQDDIAPINLRLNYGRSIARPSLREYSEAIVFDYELNSQVIGNSLLKIVEIDNYDIRFESYFKSGNNISLSLFYKNFKNHIELVQGYTWTNALESRVFGLELDGSVQLFKGCDFKANVSLVDSKTNIEVNQLTIYNFVRTWTPKDTITRTMYGQAPFVINGILSYNFEKIGLVSTIGYNIQGPRLVLTSFGTAPDVYELPRHLLDFKISKSIGKHLSLSISIKDILNSPIRRSYKYKEGFILDFDRYQYGTNYVLGISYKI
- a CDS encoding T9SS type A sorting domain-containing protein, with the translated sequence MAAMKIMFSSLLFFVICQHILYAQIENVIVENYYVSDSADATNTIGGPLAIGSKTCRIFVVLKPGSKIKKIYGDANHALKISSTAPFFNHTEDGQSFAKDFSKSRYYNNTVGLDSWITIGQTTKSSSKTYFGILKEWDRDHSFIGGFNNDGGSASVQNGLLKNTSNALGIPLFVADGMDTMSNVPTSWANYGFEDISTGEDTTIFGSTPSRSFLISNNIGLQNSGVAGVLPNNNHVLIAQLTTLGDISFELNLEVEQIDGANKKVVKYVANNQVLLTDEIFSPFLKYPQVCGCKDPNYLEAQSNYACESKDSCKTLIVFGCMDTLACNYNSKANFKISTLCCYVGFCNDLDLKVVCPDLKIRDQSEEYLQYKIFPNPAQDQIEIQFVSAVHDQTFFEIYDSYGRIVNKKNKIVTSRNVIDVKNFENGLYFIRIFSNGGYVEKKFVKI
- a CDS encoding fibrobacter succinogenes major paralogous domain-containing protein yields the protein MYWSNKIYTCICLFCVLILIFSCEDHTEPTVTKEFGTVSDVDGNSYKTVKIGNQWWMAENLKVSKFRNGTTINQSQDPMLWQHKTAAYCIYENNKTAPGYLYNYYAVIDSNQLAPLGWHIPTDEEWKTLETFLGMSSSETDLVNWRGSGQGDKLKIEAPQGWIVYNNIWGTNESGFSALAGSCRLFNGVYGNPGLNNNGFWWSSSENKTEAWYRHLDYKTANVFRYFGSKNYGFSVRCIKD
- a CDS encoding T9SS type A sorting domain-containing protein → MQNIFKKYLLGLVFALLGTYSYAQGLENIIVEKYYVSDAVDAAGSSGALPVGSVTYRVYADLAPNYVFQAIYGNLSPSHELKVTSSTTFFNNEDFGGKTPPTTSLTNIRKNSVMLDSWFSVGGATSAKVAILKNDDTDGAVVNNTTPIMLQNADPSAGVAISVKDGMIAGTPEAVTFVGFTTELDVFDGTSQVGGSFSTFNGSVASLNGSSGPTADNRVLLGQFTTDGVFGFELNVQIKNTITNVVERYVARNPQGTEQTISSLILEPNIPPTISSFTATPNGSVIVGTNIALNAVATDVAPGTIASVKFYHNGTLISTDASSPYDATFAAVAGANSFIARAFDNLGDSTTSSTITVTGGANQAPTISVVAAPSPAIVGDNVTITATAADADGTVSQVEFFVDNVSIGIDNSSPFTFNWLAVLGSHNIKGVATDNLNATTTSSIISINVVANTPPTAAITSPVTGASFTAPAVVTINATATDVDGTVTQVEFFVNNISVGVDATSPYSFNWTSVIGAASLTVKSTDNKGAITTSAPVLLTIADPLALPYRVNTLVQTCLPTTFNIPVSAVDAVDNVIGYDIVMFYDKTRVSPTGTITVRNVLVDSLIVDASNSIDENVGRINISLFFNGTAPSNAEFNGVGKIVDVEFSKTSGFANVDTAVFTVSSLQESYITGVATKPVESGKYITYRDSLFTSSLKFWADNSPIKYNAALPNDYLVTNIFGNNGACTNKSLTSVQPDLTGNFTYNILNGLDVMIERDILSGTSVQPIVNGFDALQVRKLLINDPSFIPTIFQMIAMDVNADGVISSGDLSQINQRAVLILPEYRQAWNYTNGGVSNGQPSKDWLFIDAATLANDNHYKISPTFPLDNGVGFSKYRVPVVPFCLPVTVQNAASCPLISSETYKGIALGDVNGNYQNILNNGTLRSKEKIVFDLAHAVTVDNIIEIPVSFLSANSVYALDFSMQFNERKLTFNSMVNHSSAIQALDYFNTVDQTLRFTSNSLLQYNVDKPIVSVRFNLNKGEVTTKDLYSLVGYLNGDVVDVEVLDVSTGTNNDTKVINTEVYPNPTSGMLNIFVTEDANIQILDVNGKQIYMQGNVLANKVFETNVSNLPNGVYIIKFFNNNFVSTKKVVISK